The following are encoded in a window of Pseudalgibacter alginicilyticus genomic DNA:
- a CDS encoding TonB-dependent receptor — protein MRLFIVVFSFGILSCFSIIAQQTIISGSVKEDITFEPIFDVTISIESTNQSVKTDALGKFVFSENVPLGEQILRISKDGYITKRYPIVVNKGAVVDILDMTLAVDFSQSTDLYTITLTDDELDDDMGGADNISGLLQSSLDVFQRTAAFEFSTSFFRLRGLDSDNGSVLINGIEMNKLFNGRPQWSNWGGLNDMMRNQELTSGLMPSNFNFGGILGTSNINTRASQYRSGGRVTYSSSNRSYTNRLMASYASGLLKNNWAYAFSLGRRFGHEGYQDATLYDSNSFFLSIEKKINETHSLNFTGLYTPNRRGKSSPNTQEVYDLKGITYNEYWGWQEGEKRNSRIKEVEEPILMLNHFWNLNPKTVLNTNVAYQFGTMGNSRLDYTGTDLVNGFPEGGGANPSPSYYQKLPSYYERQFPNDLGFAYVSEQEFLKDGQIHWQDVYEANIANANRGGNAIYALYEDRVDDKQFSFNSILNKQINTYILFNAAVSYKQLKSENFAEIIDLFGANGYLDVDGFANDFVNNPDAIQNDLSNPNKIVREGDVFKYHYNIHANIINGYIQAQFKYNKMDFYISGSLTNTQYQREGVFENGSFPKDASFGNGKNISFMGFGGKVGYIYKISGKHILDINLGYISKAPSIQNTFSNSRENHNVVPHITEEKIYSFDASYIYRTPIVRAKLTGYHTQIKDANEISFFFADGIGAINVFENSGFNEDANFIQEILQGIQKKHFGVEFGLEANVTPTLKLKGVASVGQYTYDNNPNLYLSSEDFTDIYIGKSNLKNYKLAAGPHTAYSVGFEYRDPDYWWFGAAVNFFDNIYVDISPLTRSVNFTTDSDGLPFNDYDENIASELLKQETFDDYMIVNLTGGKSWRVGSNYIGFFASVNNLLDVVYKTGGFEQGRNANYRQLRDDKALNKPVFGSKYWYGRGATYFINVNYRF, from the coding sequence ATGAGGTTATTTATAGTTGTTTTTTCATTCGGAATATTAAGCTGTTTTTCCATTATAGCTCAGCAAACTATTATAAGTGGCAGTGTAAAAGAAGACATTACATTTGAGCCAATTTTTGATGTTACTATTTCTATTGAAAGCACCAATCAATCTGTCAAAACAGATGCTTTAGGGAAATTTGTATTTTCTGAGAATGTGCCTTTGGGTGAACAAATTTTAAGAATTTCCAAAGATGGTTACATAACAAAACGATATCCCATTGTAGTTAATAAAGGTGCCGTTGTAGATATTTTGGATATGACTTTAGCAGTAGATTTTTCTCAATCAACCGATTTATACACGATTACACTTACTGATGATGAATTGGATGATGATATGGGTGGTGCCGATAATATTTCAGGTTTGTTGCAGTCGTCTCTTGATGTGTTTCAGCGTACTGCAGCTTTTGAATTTAGCACCTCTTTTTTTAGATTACGAGGTTTAGATTCTGATAATGGTTCTGTATTAATTAACGGTATTGAAATGAACAAACTCTTTAATGGAAGACCTCAATGGAGTAATTGGGGCGGACTAAATGATATGATGAGAAATCAAGAACTAACCTCTGGTTTAATGCCCTCTAATTTTAATTTTGGAGGGATTTTAGGAACTTCTAATATCAATACCAGAGCTAGTCAATATCGATCAGGAGGACGGGTTACTTATTCATCTTCTAACAGGAGCTATACCAATCGGTTGATGGCGAGTTATGCATCAGGTTTGTTAAAAAATAATTGGGCTTATGCTTTTTCATTGGGTAGGCGTTTTGGTCATGAGGGCTATCAAGATGCCACGTTGTATGATTCTAATTCCTTTTTTCTTTCTATTGAAAAGAAAATTAATGAAACACATAGTTTGAATTTTACGGGGCTTTATACACCTAATAGACGCGGAAAATCATCACCAAACACGCAAGAAGTTTATGACTTAAAAGGTATTACATACAATGAATATTGGGGTTGGCAAGAAGGTGAAAAACGAAATTCTAGAATTAAAGAGGTTGAAGAACCTATTTTAATGCTTAATCATTTTTGGAATTTAAATCCTAAAACTGTTTTAAATACCAATGTTGCTTATCAATTTGGCACAATGGGAAATAGCCGATTGGATTATACAGGTACCGATTTGGTAAATGGTTTTCCTGAAGGAGGGGGTGCTAATCCAAGCCCGAGTTATTACCAAAAACTACCCAGTTATTATGAGCGACAATTTCCAAACGATTTAGGGTTTGCTTATGTATCTGAACAAGAATTTTTAAAGGACGGACAGATACATTGGCAGGATGTATACGAAGCTAATATTGCAAATGCCAATCGTGGTGGTAATGCTATTTATGCCTTGTATGAAGATCGCGTGGATGATAAACAGTTCTCATTTAATTCCATTTTAAATAAACAAATCAATACATATATTTTGTTTAATGCTGCAGTAAGCTATAAACAATTAAAATCTGAAAATTTTGCTGAAATCATCGATCTTTTTGGAGCAAACGGTTATTTGGATGTAGATGGTTTTGCAAATGATTTTGTGAATAATCCTGATGCCATTCAAAATGACTTATCAAACCCAAATAAAATTGTAAGAGAAGGGGATGTATTTAAATATCATTATAATATTCATGCTAATATTATAAATGGGTATATACAAGCTCAATTTAAGTATAATAAAATGGACTTTTATATATCTGGTAGTCTTACTAACACCCAATACCAAAGAGAAGGAGTTTTTGAAAATGGATCTTTTCCTAAAGATGCTTCTTTTGGGAATGGTAAAAATATTAGTTTTATGGGATTTGGAGGAAAAGTTGGCTATATCTATAAAATATCTGGAAAACATATTTTAGATATTAATTTAGGCTATATTTCAAAAGCTCCATCTATACAAAATACCTTTTCAAATTCCAGAGAAAATCATAATGTTGTTCCCCATATTACCGAAGAAAAAATTTACTCTTTTGATGCCAGTTATATTTATAGAACGCCTATTGTAAGGGCAAAATTAACAGGCTATCATACACAAATTAAAGACGCAAATGAAATATCATTCTTTTTTGCAGATGGTATTGGGGCCATTAATGTATTTGAAAATTCAGGATTTAATGAAGATGCCAATTTTATTCAAGAAATTCTGCAAGGTATTCAAAAGAAACATTTTGGAGTAGAATTTGGATTGGAAGCCAATGTAACTCCCACTTTAAAACTAAAGGGTGTAGCATCTGTTGGTCAATATACTTATGATAATAACCCTAATTTGTATCTGTCTTCTGAAGATTTTACAGATATTTATATAGGAAAGTCGAATTTAAAAAATTACAAATTAGCTGCGGGGCCACACACAGCATATTCTGTAGGATTTGAATATCGAGACCCCGATTATTGGTGGTTTGGAGCGGCGGTAAACTTTTTCGATAATATTTATGTTGATATAAGTCCTCTTACCCGAAGTGTCAATTTTACAACGGATTCAGATGGTTTACCTTTTAATGATTACGATGAAAATATTGCCAGTGAGCTACTTAAACAAGAAACCTTTGATGATTATATGATTGTTAATTTAACGGGTGGGAAATCTTGGCGAGTTGGGAGCAATTATATAGGTTTTTTTGCAAGTGTAAATAATCTGTTAGATGTTGTTTACAAAACAGGCGGTTTTGAGCAAGGCAGAAATGCTAATTACAGGCAATTAAGGGACGATAAAGCATTAAATAAACCTGTTTTTGGTTCAAAATATTGGTATGGTAGAGGTGCTACTTATTTTATAAATGTGAATTACAGGTTTTAA
- a CDS encoding endonuclease has product MKHLTYMFFSFVVIVFSNLNAQTKKTYKIHTIAFYNLENLFDTINDPTKYDEASPIMELKANRTNAFSKKIQNMSRVIADIGFDVTNNTPAIIGVSEVENREVLETLVNDSTLRHKNYGIVHYDSPDIRGIDVGLLYQKKIFKPLYTSKHELKIYDNNGKRIYTRDQLLVSGLLENDMIHIIVNHWPSRRGGEENSRSKRVAAAKLSKHIVDSLQSNNPYAKIFIMGDLNDDPINTSVKDILKAKKNKNRIDLREFFNPFENFYKDGIGTTAYRDAWSLFDQIIISKSLLEKDYSSFQFYKAGVFNKNYLITTTGPYKGYPFRSWTYGGFSGGYSDHFPVYTYVIKEVEKFNDK; this is encoded by the coding sequence ATGAAACACCTTACATATATGTTTTTCTCTTTTGTGGTGATTGTTTTTTCAAATTTGAATGCCCAAACCAAAAAAACCTATAAAATTCATACCATTGCTTTTTATAATTTAGAAAATTTGTTTGACACCATTAACGACCCCACAAAGTATGATGAGGCAAGCCCTATAATGGAATTAAAAGCAAATCGCACCAATGCTTTTAGCAAAAAAATACAAAATATGTCACGTGTTATTGCCGATATTGGCTTTGATGTCACTAACAACACACCGGCTATTATAGGAGTTTCAGAAGTTGAAAATAGGGAGGTTTTAGAAACTCTTGTAAATGATTCTACATTACGACATAAAAATTACGGCATTGTGCATTATGATTCTCCAGATATACGTGGTATTGATGTAGGGTTATTGTATCAAAAAAAAATATTTAAACCATTGTATACCAGCAAACATGAACTTAAAATTTATGATAACAATGGAAAACGTATTTACACAAGAGATCAGTTATTAGTAAGTGGTTTATTGGAAAATGATATGATTCATATCATCGTAAATCATTGGCCATCACGAAGAGGTGGAGAAGAAAATAGTAGAAGCAAACGTGTGGCAGCTGCAAAACTCAGTAAACACATTGTGGATTCATTGCAATCAAACAACCCTTATGCTAAGATTTTTATTATGGGTGATTTAAATGATGACCCTATAAACACCAGTGTTAAAGATATTCTAAAAGCTAAAAAAAATAAAAATCGTATAGACCTAAGAGAATTTTTCAATCCTTTTGAAAATTTTTATAAAGATGGTATTGGTACAACAGCCTACCGAGATGCATGGAGCCTATTTGACCAGATTATTATATCAAAATCTCTATTAGAAAAAGATTATTCGTCATTTCAATTTTACAAAGCTGGTGTTTTTAATAAAAATTATTTAATAACTACAACAGGTCCTTATAAAGGTTATCCTTTTAGAAGTTGGACTTACGGTGGCTTTTCAGGCGGTTATAGCGACCACTTTCCTGTATATACTTACGTCATTAAAGAGGTTGAAAAATTTAACGATAAATGA